A DNA window from Alphaproteobacteria bacterium contains the following coding sequences:
- a CDS encoding phosphoglycerate mutase translates to MTHRGRTLACEIAAALAFKVIALILLYFAFFGPSHRVDATTDRVASNVFGQSLVERGD, encoded by the coding sequence ATGACGCATCGGGGCAGGACGCTTGCGTGCGAGATCGCCGCCGCCCTTGCGTTCAAGGTAATTGCGCTGATCCTGCTCTATTTCGCCTTCTTCGGCCCTTCCCATCGCGTCGACGCAACGACCGACCGCGTGGCGTCCAACGTCTTCGGCCAGAGCCTTGTCGAGAGGGGGGATTGA